From one Formosa sediminum genomic stretch:
- a CDS encoding YHYH protein, giving the protein MKINKFILLIIVLIGFTTCKKKESNHAKNSETAEVIIPVKSENFIAEGLAEPITIVSRTLSDGTTADCFKIVTTATPTDHEMGPWCPTNITDDASAGGIWLEDGKVYDVDGEFVKNLATFYEDDTWMLYDKETGEITKTKTKQECEEAANPNVGEEYKNFCVECLPSYLGEITHTYYIPVTPKKAEKAYSFSRGGGRGPGGPDGHERPEHPEKGERPEGGRPPENESGMPSNRGLAFNGVVFNAPAPVDNILGAYTIAPFDDAGGHINLNEGYHYHAATGVSKNIEQKDGHAPMIGYAFDGYAIYANTDANGKADTDLDESRGHYDEIRGYHYHVDEAGSNNFINGLRGEYAL; this is encoded by the coding sequence ATGAAAATAAATAAATTTATACTATTAATAATAGTACTTATAGGTTTTACTACTTGCAAAAAAAAGGAGTCCAATCATGCCAAAAATTCTGAAACAGCTGAAGTAATAATTCCTGTGAAGAGTGAAAATTTTATTGCCGAAGGATTGGCCGAACCTATTACTATTGTTAGTAGAACTTTATCTGATGGCACTACAGCAGATTGTTTTAAAATAGTAACAACAGCAACACCAACAGATCATGAAATGGGACCGTGGTGTCCAACTAATATTACAGATGATGCTTCTGCAGGTGGTATATGGCTAGAAGACGGTAAAGTATATGATGTAGATGGAGAATTTGTTAAAAATTTGGCTACATTTTATGAAGATGATACTTGGATGTTATACGACAAAGAAACAGGCGAAATCACTAAAACAAAAACTAAACAAGAGTGTGAAGAAGCTGCTAATCCTAATGTTGGAGAAGAATATAAAAATTTTTGTGTAGAGTGTTTACCTTCTTATTTAGGTGAAATAACACACACATATTATATTCCTGTAACTCCTAAAAAAGCCGAAAAAGCATATAGTTTTTCAAGAGGAGGTGGTAGAGGTCCTGGTGGGCCAGATGGACATGAAAGACCAGAACATCCTGAAAAAGGAGAACGCCCTGAAGGCGGAAGACCTCCAGAAAATGAATCGGGTATGCCTTCTAACAGAGGATTAGCATTTAATGGTGTTGTTTTTAATGCACCTGCTCCTGTTGATAACATTTTAGGTGCTTATACTATTGCTCCTTTTGATGATGCCGGCGGACATATAAACTTAAACGAAGGTTATCATTATCATGCTGCAACTGGAGTGTCTAAAAATATTGAACAAAAAGATGGTCATGCACCCATGATTGGCTATGCCTTTGATGGTTATGCAATTTATGCAAATACAGATGCAAACGGAAAAGCAGACACAGATTTAGATGAATCTAGAGGGCACTATGATGAAATAAGAGGTTATCATTATCATGTAGATGAAGCAGGAAGTAATAATTTTATTAACGGTTTAAGAGGTGAATATGCTTTGTAA
- a CDS encoding ArsR/SmtB family transcription factor, translating to MKTSIENSISVFKALSEITRLKIIWLLINVDSKICVSEIIDVLNVPQYNVSRHLRILSKAGILNESKEGKWVYYFINNTDSEFLNHIKRAVSTISENDMKTEIKRCKQKLLIREN from the coding sequence ATGAAAACCAGTATAGAAAATAGTATTTCCGTTTTTAAAGCCTTATCTGAAATCACTCGGCTCAAAATTATTTGGTTATTAATAAATGTAGATTCTAAAATTTGCGTATCAGAAATTATAGATGTTTTAAATGTGCCACAATATAATGTCTCACGTCATTTACGTATATTAAGTAAAGCTGGTATTTTAAACGAAAGTAAGGAAGGTAAATGGGTTTATTATTTTATTAACAACACAGATAGTGAATTTTTAAATCACATAAAGAGAGCGGTGAGTACTATTTCTGAAAATGATATGAAAACCGAAATAAAACGTTGCAAACAAAAACTTTTAATACGCGAAAACTAA
- a CDS encoding permease has protein sequence MNENLKIALDEFIHVSVALFFIIAFVSLLTGFIRAYIPQEKLQKRLSKTGKFSGIMGAILGIPTPFCSASMVPVSMGMLEMGAPLSMVFSFLLSAPLANFVVVAFVFTVFGLKVAAVYFLVVFFGAIVFGTIVGNTSLVNHVKTIGKKQNENTCTEQQSKPSSCSQTVQITEPVTVISTCTPKPQQTSCTSTSTPFTTIKNKKVKEALDFAWSLFKRIMPYILLGAIISAISVVFVPDSFVEKYLGNDNPLAILLAAIIGVPLYLRIEMAIPLLSVLIGKGMSMGSAMALLIGGTGASLPEIAIVSSMLKPKAVAAFVGSIVSIAIIGGFIFFYMF, from the coding sequence ATGAATGAAAATTTAAAAATTGCACTAGACGAATTTATTCATGTAAGTGTAGCCTTATTTTTTATTATTGCTTTTGTATCATTACTAACTGGGTTTATACGTGCTTATATTCCCCAAGAAAAACTACAGAAACGATTAAGCAAAACTGGTAAATTTAGTGGTATAATGGGTGCCATATTAGGAATTCCAACTCCTTTTTGTAGTGCCTCTATGGTACCGGTGTCTATGGGAATGTTAGAAATGGGAGCACCTTTATCTATGGTTTTTTCTTTTTTATTATCAGCACCCTTAGCAAACTTTGTTGTTGTAGCATTTGTATTTACAGTGTTTGGTTTAAAAGTAGCTGCGGTGTATTTTCTGGTTGTATTTTTTGGAGCAATTGTTTTTGGGACAATTGTTGGTAACACATCGCTTGTAAACCACGTAAAAACTATAGGAAAGAAACAAAACGAAAACACTTGTACTGAACAACAATCCAAACCAAGTTCGTGCTCGCAAACAGTACAGATTACAGAGCCAGTAACCGTAATTTCAACTTGCACACCAAAACCTCAACAAACAAGTTGTACCTCGACTAGTACGCCATTTACAACTATTAAAAATAAAAAAGTAAAAGAAGCGCTAGATTTTGCTTGGTCTCTTTTTAAACGCATTATGCCTTATATTTTATTAGGCGCAATTATAAGTGCTATTTCTGTTGTGTTTGTTCCAGATTCTTTTGTTGAAAAATACCTAGGTAATGATAATCCGTTAGCCATATTATTAGCTGCAATTATTGGCGTGCCATTATATCTTAGAATAGAAATGGCTATTCCGCTATTAAGTGTTTTAATAGGTAAAGGCATGAGTATGGGCTCCGCCATGGCATTACTAATTGGTGGTACTGGGGCTAGTTTACCCGAGATAGCTATAGTATCGTCTATGTTAAAACCTAAAGCTGTAGCTGCCTTTGTAGGTTCTATAGTGTCTATAGCAATAATTGGTGGATTTATTTTTTTCTATATGTTTTAG
- the rbfA gene encoding 30S ribosome-binding factor RbfA, with protein sequence MESNRQKKIGSVLQRDLVDVLQSAATQGGMQGILISVSKVNVTVDLSIAKVYLSIFPNNKAKELLEGIRSNTPLIRHELAQRTKHQLRRMPNLEFFVDDSLEYIDQIERSLKGIDNPINDPELLGKRKKS encoded by the coding sequence ATGGAAAGTAATAGACAAAAAAAAATAGGCTCGGTTTTACAACGTGATTTAGTAGATGTATTACAAAGTGCCGCAACTCAAGGAGGCATGCAGGGCATTCTTATATCGGTATCTAAAGTTAATGTAACGGTAGATTTGTCCATAGCTAAAGTATATTTAAGTATTTTTCCTAATAATAAAGCTAAAGAATTGTTAGAAGGCATTCGCTCTAATACACCATTAATTAGACATGAATTAGCACAACGTACAAAACATCAATTACGTAGAATGCCTAATTTAGAATTTTTTGTTGATGACTCTTTAGAATACATAGACCAAATAGAACGCTCTTTAAAAGGAATAGACAACCCAATTAATGACCCTGAACTATTAGGAAAACGCAAAAAATCTTAG